A part of Flavobacteriaceae bacterium GSB9 genomic DNA contains:
- a CDS encoding aspartate kinase, whose protein sequence is MKVLKFGGTSVGSVENMANVKSIINDGDKKIVVLSAMSGTTNHLVAIAEAIKNGNAVEAENIINELQIKYSKTIDDLLANANLNADVKAYVSGVFDVLTESVGQTFSEVLENKIVAQGELLSTYMFNAFLKQEGLSSALLPALDFMRIDAYKEPNIDYIKDKLAVVFNSTEDAEIYITQGFICLDDNNDISNLQRGGSDYTATIIGAAIKAEEVQIWTDIDGMHNNDPRYVENTNPISNLSFDEAAELAYFGAKILHPQTVTPVRVDHIPVRLKNTMDPGAHGTLISSATTENGIKAIAAKDGITAIKIKSARMLQAHGFLKRVFEIFETHKTSIDMITTSEVAVSLTIDDDKNLDAILLELDKIAMIEVDKNQSIVCLVGHSVVNHQDTYRLFQILQDVKIRMISYGGSKNNISLLIDSKDKINTLQKLNNYLFELVTL, encoded by the coding sequence ATGAAAGTATTAAAGTTTGGTGGAACCTCGGTTGGTTCGGTTGAAAATATGGCTAACGTCAAAAGTATTATTAACGATGGCGATAAGAAGATTGTGGTGCTTTCTGCTATGTCTGGAACCACAAATCATTTGGTGGCTATTGCTGAAGCGATAAAAAATGGAAATGCTGTTGAAGCTGAAAACATAATAAACGAACTTCAAATAAAATACAGTAAAACAATAGATGATTTATTGGCTAATGCCAATTTGAACGCTGATGTTAAGGCATATGTTTCTGGAGTGTTTGATGTATTGACTGAAAGTGTGGGGCAAACCTTTTCAGAAGTCTTAGAAAATAAAATTGTGGCTCAGGGCGAATTGCTTTCAACTTATATGTTCAATGCGTTTTTAAAACAAGAAGGTTTAAGTTCTGCCTTATTACCGGCATTGGATTTTATGAGAATAGATGCCTATAAAGAGCCTAATATTGATTACATTAAGGATAAGCTTGCCGTTGTATTTAACAGCACTGAAGATGCTGAAATTTATATCACGCAAGGCTTTATTTGTTTAGATGATAATAACGATATATCCAACCTCCAAAGAGGTGGTAGCGATTATACAGCAACCATAATAGGGGCGGCGATTAAGGCCGAAGAAGTTCAGATTTGGACCGATATTGATGGGATGCACAATAACGATCCGCGTTATGTAGAGAACACTAATCCAATCTCGAATTTATCGTTCGATGAAGCTGCCGAGCTTGCCTATTTTGGAGCCAAAATATTGCATCCGCAAACGGTAACGCCAGTAAGAGTAGACCATATACCTGTTAGGTTAAAAAACACCATGGATCCAGGTGCGCACGGTACTTTAATTTCGAGTGCCACTACCGAAAATGGCATTAAAGCCATTGCCGCTAAAGATGGTATTACGGCTATTAAAATTAAGTCAGCACGAATGCTTCAGGCCCACGGTTTCCTAAAAAGGGTTTTTGAGATTTTTGAAACGCATAAAACCTCAATTGATATGATTACGACATCGGAGGTTGCGGTTTCTTTAACTATTGATGACGATAAGAACCTGGATGCTATTTTACTTGAATTAGACAAAATAGCGATGATTGAAGTCGATAAAAACCAAAGTATTGTCTGTTTGGTAGGGCACTCTGTGGTTAACCATCAAGATACTTACAGATTGTTTCAGATTTTACAGGATGTAAAAATTAGAATGATTTCATATGGCGGTAGTAAAAACAATATATCGCTGTTGATTGACTCAAAAGATAAAATAAACACGCTACAAAAACTAAACAATTATTTATTTGAATTAGTCACTCTTTAA
- a CDS encoding aminopeptidase P family protein produces MKYTPIDSSLFIKNRKKFAKQMKPKSLAIFNSNDIYPISADSTMPFQQHRDIFYLSGVDQEESVLIIFPDCPKEKHREILFLKETNEHIAVWEGEKLTKEKAFETSGIKTVYWLQDMEKILFEIMTQCDTVYINTNEHYRANTEVETREARFTKWLKAKFPAHSVAKSNPILQKLRSVKEDIEIDLMKQACDITEKGFRRVLDFVKPGVWEYEIEAELMHEFLRNRSKGFAYTPIIASGNNANVLHYVENNQQCKSGDLILFDTAAEYANYSSDLSRTIPASGKYSERQKAVYNAVLRVKNEATKMLVPGTIWADYHVEVGKLMTSELLGLGLLDKADVQNENPDWPAYKKYFMHGTSHHIGLDTHDYGILTDPMEANMVFTVEPGIYIPDESFGIRLEDDVVIQESGEPVNLMKNIPIEVEEIEELMNA; encoded by the coding sequence ATGAAATATACTCCAATTGATAGTTCACTTTTTATAAAAAACAGAAAAAAATTCGCTAAACAAATGAAGCCCAAAAGTTTGGCCATTTTCAATTCTAATGATATTTACCCTATTAGCGCAGACAGTACCATGCCATTTCAGCAGCATCGTGATATTTTTTATTTGAGCGGTGTAGATCAAGAAGAAAGTGTTCTGATTATTTTTCCCGATTGCCCTAAAGAAAAACACAGAGAGATTTTATTTCTAAAGGAAACCAATGAACATATTGCCGTTTGGGAAGGTGAAAAACTAACCAAAGAAAAAGCCTTTGAAACCAGTGGCATCAAAACGGTGTATTGGTTGCAGGACATGGAGAAGATTCTTTTTGAAATCATGACTCAATGCGACACGGTTTACATAAACACCAACGAGCATTACAGGGCCAACACAGAAGTTGAAACCCGCGAAGCCCGTTTTACAAAATGGCTAAAAGCAAAATTTCCGGCCCATAGCGTAGCAAAAAGCAATCCTATTTTACAAAAATTACGATCTGTAAAAGAAGATATTGAAATCGACCTGATGAAGCAGGCCTGTGACATAACCGAAAAAGGCTTTCGTCGTGTTTTGGACTTTGTAAAACCAGGCGTTTGGGAGTACGAAATTGAAGCCGAACTTATGCATGAGTTTTTACGAAACCGATCTAAAGGGTTTGCATACACTCCCATAATAGCTTCGGGCAATAACGCCAATGTGTTGCATTACGTTGAAAACAACCAACAATGCAAATCAGGCGACTTGATTTTATTTGACACCGCAGCCGAATACGCCAATTATTCTAGTGATTTAAGCCGAACTATACCTGCTTCTGGAAAGTATTCCGAAAGACAAAAAGCGGTTTATAATGCTGTTTTAAGGGTGAAAAATGAAGCCACAAAAATGCTCGTTCCAGGGACAATTTGGGCGGACTACCATGTTGAAGTTGGCAAACTAATGACTAGCGAACTGCTCGGTTTAGGTCTTCTCGACAAAGCAGATGTACAAAACGAAAACCCCGATTGGCCGGCCTACAAGAAATACTTTATGCACGGCACGTCGCACCATATTGGATTGGACACCCACGACTATGGTATTTTAACCGACCCCATGGAAGCCAATATGGTTTTTACCGTTGAACCTGGCATCTACATTCCAGATGAAAGCTTTGGCATTAGGCTAGAAGACGATGTCGTGATTCAAGAAAGCGGTGAGCCCGTTAATTTGATGAAAAATATACCCATTGAAGTTGAAGAAATTGAAGAGCTTATGAATGCTTAA
- a CDS encoding T9SS type A sorting domain-containing protein, protein MKNKLILRPFFLVALCLFVGSGVYAQGMLREMPLERQVNNASLVIEGKVVAKKAVWNAEKNRIMTVNTVEVYKVFKGKTNLQIEVITPGGTVGDISQTVTPSLSLREGEIGVFTLYDNNNVLSFKADSNLKKYKPFSSLQGFYKYDLLNNSAVNPFVRKKNISGGLYNQITKITGKPYRELASFNVEVKVANLQNKRAMAPSISGFSPAMVSAGSEDPLTIAGSGFGATKGAVEFKNADDGGDTYIMALDSQILSWSDDKIVVKVPSRAGTGSIRVTDNNGASVVSSGDELLVSYALTNNVHSGIAVLIQHMGVNGTGITWRMNTAFDANTMAKEAFLRAFNTWRCETGINWNIGSTTSINTGGMDNNNVVLFDNNDPLDEGVLGECRTTTGSCGDTRDVVAELDLVFNSNIDDPDTGAQESWYFGTGLPAFEQYDFESVALHELGHGHQLGHVINTNDVMHYAISNSETQRFLSGNNETAAGIIQNYSTTTQMCGQTLMTDYSGSGCSLRVQEEVFVNELRVYPNPVSDILYIENSTSIPLENAVLYDLSGRTVLNIDMSNAPRVKSVNLSHISKGVYLLNIISNNTVVGKRIVLD, encoded by the coding sequence GTGAAAAATAAATTAATCTTACGGCCATTTTTTTTGGTGGCATTATGCTTGTTTGTGGGAAGTGGTGTTTATGCACAGGGTATGCTTCGAGAGATGCCTTTGGAGCGACAGGTAAACAATGCGAGTTTAGTTATTGAAGGTAAAGTGGTAGCAAAAAAGGCGGTTTGGAATGCCGAAAAAAATAGGATAATGACCGTCAATACCGTTGAGGTTTACAAGGTATTTAAGGGCAAAACAAATTTACAGATTGAAGTTATTACGCCCGGAGGGACCGTGGGCGACATTAGCCAGACGGTAACGCCTAGTTTGAGCTTAAGAGAAGGCGAAATCGGGGTGTTCACGCTCTACGATAATAACAATGTGCTATCATTTAAGGCTGATTCCAATTTAAAAAAGTATAAGCCCTTTAGCTCTTTACAGGGGTTTTATAAGTATGATCTTTTAAACAATTCTGCGGTCAATCCGTTTGTGAGAAAGAAAAATATTTCAGGAGGTCTATATAACCAGATAACAAAAATTACTGGAAAGCCGTACAGGGAATTGGCGTCCTTCAATGTTGAAGTTAAAGTTGCCAATCTACAGAATAAAAGGGCAATGGCGCCTTCAATATCGGGGTTCAGTCCAGCAATGGTAAGTGCCGGTAGTGAAGACCCTTTAACGATTGCGGGTAGTGGTTTTGGGGCAACCAAAGGAGCCGTTGAGTTTAAAAATGCCGATGATGGCGGCGATACTTACATAATGGCGCTCGATTCTCAAATACTTTCGTGGTCTGACGATAAAATTGTGGTTAAGGTGCCTTCACGTGCTGGCACCGGTTCTATCAGGGTCACAGATAATAATGGTGCATCAGTGGTTTCGTCAGGTGATGAACTATTGGTCTCATATGCCTTAACCAATAATGTTCATTCAGGTATTGCGGTTTTGATACAGCACATGGGGGTTAATGGTACGGGTATAACTTGGAGGATGAATACAGCTTTTGATGCAAATACAATGGCAAAAGAAGCGTTTTTAAGAGCCTTTAACACTTGGCGATGTGAAACTGGTATTAATTGGAATATTGGTTCTACAACATCTATAAATACTGGCGGTATGGATAACAATAATGTTGTTCTTTTTGATAACAACGACCCTTTGGATGAAGGTGTTTTAGGTGAATGTCGTACAACCACTGGTTCTTGTGGAGATACAAGAGATGTTGTTGCCGAATTGGACCTCGTGTTTAATAGCAATATTGACGACCCTGATACGGGAGCACAAGAAAGTTGGTATTTTGGCACAGGTTTGCCAGCTTTTGAGCAATATGATTTTGAAAGTGTAGCTTTACATGAATTGGGGCATGGGCATCAATTAGGGCATGTTATTAATACCAACGATGTTATGCACTATGCCATTTCAAATAGTGAAACGCAGCGGTTTTTAAGCGGAAACAATGAAACGGCCGCAGGAATTATCCAGAACTATAGTACAACAACGCAAATGTGCGGTCAAACTTTAATGACAGATTATTCTGGAAGCGGTTGCAGCTTGAGGGTGCAAGAGGAGGTTTTTGTAAATGAGTTGCGTGTTTATCCTAATCCTGTTAGTGATATATTGTATATAGAAAATAGCACGTCAATACCTTTGGAAAATGCAGTGCTCTACGATTTAAGTGGGAGAACGGTATTGAATATTGATATGTCTAATGCTCCAAGAGTGAAAAGTGTTAATCTAAGCCATATATCAAAAGGGGTTTACTTACTAAACATTATTTCGAATAATACCGTAGTTGGAAAAAGAATTGTTTTAGATTAG
- a CDS encoding succinate dehydrogenase cytochrome b subunit, producing MSGFFKSSIGRKVAMALSAFFLMFFLIIHLAVNIMSLFSEDLFNEMSHFMGTNPLVQFALQPVLIFGVVFHFVMGFVLEIKNKKARQVAYVKNNGAANSTWMSRNMIYSGLVILAFIVLHFIDFWIPEINTKYVLGDMSGMHDGGYRYYHELVAKFQNPLRVGAYVLAFILLGLHLAHGFTSAFQSMGSSAGRKKTMQNIGKAYSIIIPLGFIIIAVVHYFNH from the coding sequence ATGAGCGGATTTTTTAAATCTTCGATAGGAAGAAAAGTAGCCATGGCGCTTTCTGCTTTCTTCCTTATGTTTTTCTTAATTATACATTTAGCCGTTAACATTATGTCACTTTTTAGTGAAGACTTGTTTAACGAAATGTCGCACTTTATGGGAACAAACCCTTTAGTGCAGTTTGCTTTACAACCTGTTTTAATTTTTGGTGTTGTGTTCCATTTTGTTATGGGATTTGTGCTTGAAATTAAAAACAAAAAAGCAAGACAAGTAGCTTATGTGAAAAATAATGGCGCTGCCAATTCTACTTGGATGAGTAGAAACATGATTTACAGTGGGCTTGTTATCCTTGCTTTTATTGTACTTCACTTTATCGATTTTTGGATTCCAGAGATAAATACTAAGTATGTTTTAGGAGATATGTCTGGTATGCACGATGGAGGCTACAGGTATTACCACGAATTAGTGGCCAAATTTCAAAATCCGCTTAGGGTAGGTGCTTATGTTTTAGCTTTTATTTTGTTAGGGTTGCACCTAGCTCACGGGTTTACTTCTGCATTTCAGTCCATGGGATCTTCAGCTGGTCGCAAAAAAACAATGCAAAACATAGGCAAGGCATATTCTATTATCATTCCGCTAGGGTTTATAATAATTGCCGTAGTTCATTACTTTAACCATTAA
- a CDS encoding fumarate reductase/succinate dehydrogenase flavoprotein subunit produces the protein MALDSKVPKGPIKDKWTDYKNKINLVNPANKRHIDVIVVGTGLAGGSAAATLAELGYNVKAFAYQDSPRRAHSIAAQGGINAAKNYQGDGDSTYRLFYDTVKGGDYRSREANVYRLAEVSANIIDQCVAQGVPFARDYGGLLDNRSFGGVLVSRTFYAKGQTGQQLLLGAYSAMNRQIARGKIEMFNRHEMLDVVKVDGKARGIIARNLITGEIERHSAHAVVVASGGYGNVYFLSTNAMGSNVTAAWKIHKKGAYFANPCYTQIHPTCIPRSGDYQSKLTLMSESLRNDGRIWVPKNMDDVKAIRDGRKKPTDLSEDERDYYLERRYPAFGNLVPRDVASRAAKERCDAGYGVNATGEAVYLDFASAIERYGKEQAKIHNITNPSKEKIIQLGEKIVEAKYGNLFQMYEKIVDENPYKTPMMIYPATHYTMGGVWVDYNLMTTIPGCYCIGEANFSDHGANRLGASALMQGLADGYFVLPYTIGDYLANDIRTGKISTNTKEFDEAEKAVKERIDFFVNNNGTKSVDHFHKRLGKVMWDKVGMARNEKGLKEAMAEIKQIREEFWKDVKVPGTANEMNPELEKAGRVADFLELGELFAKDALMREESCGGHFREESVELDGEQKGEAKRNDKDFAFVAAWEYKGEPADAVLHKEQLEFKDIELKQRSYK, from the coding sequence ATGGCTTTAGATTCAAAAGTACCAAAAGGTCCAATTAAAGATAAATGGACAGATTATAAAAATAAAATTAACCTTGTTAACCCAGCAAACAAAAGGCATATTGATGTTATAGTTGTTGGTACTGGTTTAGCAGGAGGGTCAGCAGCAGCAACATTAGCTGAGTTGGGCTATAATGTAAAAGCATTTGCTTACCAAGATTCACCAAGAAGAGCGCACTCCATTGCAGCTCAAGGCGGTATTAATGCAGCCAAAAACTATCAAGGCGATGGCGATTCTACATACCGATTATTTTACGATACCGTAAAAGGAGGCGATTATCGCTCTCGTGAGGCCAACGTTTACCGTTTGGCCGAGGTGTCTGCTAATATTATCGATCAATGTGTGGCGCAAGGCGTTCCTTTTGCAAGAGATTACGGTGGATTGTTAGATAACCGTTCGTTTGGTGGTGTATTGGTTTCAAGAACATTTTATGCCAAAGGGCAAACGGGGCAGCAATTGCTGTTAGGAGCGTATTCGGCGATGAACCGCCAGATAGCACGTGGTAAGATTGAAATGTTCAACCGCCACGAAATGCTAGATGTTGTTAAAGTTGATGGTAAGGCAAGAGGTATTATTGCACGTAACTTAATTACAGGCGAAATAGAAAGGCACTCGGCGCATGCGGTTGTTGTAGCCTCTGGGGGTTACGGAAATGTATATTTCCTATCAACCAACGCCATGGGAAGTAATGTGACGGCTGCTTGGAAAATACACAAAAAAGGAGCCTATTTTGCTAATCCCTGCTATACGCAAATTCACCCTACATGCATACCGCGGTCTGGAGATTACCAGTCTAAATTGACATTGATGTCTGAGTCGTTGCGTAACGACGGACGTATTTGGGTGCCTAAAAATATGGACGATGTAAAGGCCATTCGTGATGGTAGAAAGAAACCTACCGATTTGTCTGAAGATGAAAGAGATTACTACTTAGAAAGACGTTATCCAGCTTTTGGTAACTTAGTACCTCGCGATGTAGCATCGCGAGCAGCTAAAGAACGTTGCGATGCCGGTTATGGTGTTAATGCTACTGGCGAAGCAGTTTATTTGGATTTTGCTTCAGCTATTGAACGCTATGGAAAAGAGCAAGCTAAAATTCATAATATCACCAACCCTTCAAAAGAAAAGATTATCCAACTGGGAGAAAAAATTGTTGAGGCTAAGTATGGAAACTTGTTCCAGATGTATGAGAAAATCGTTGACGAAAACCCATACAAAACACCTATGATGATTTACCCTGCCACACACTATACCATGGGTGGAGTTTGGGTTGATTACAATTTAATGACAACCATTCCTGGATGCTACTGTATTGGAGAGGCTAACTTCTCAGACCACGGAGCAAACAGACTTGGCGCATCAGCCCTAATGCAAGGTTTGGCCGATGGCTATTTTGTGTTGCCATACACTATTGGTGATTATTTGGCCAACGATATTAGAACTGGAAAAATATCTACCAATACCAAAGAATTTGATGAAGCTGAAAAAGCTGTAAAAGAGAGAATAGATTTCTTTGTAAATAACAATGGAACAAAATCTGTAGACCACTTTCACAAACGTTTAGGAAAAGTAATGTGGGACAAAGTAGGTATGGCGCGTAACGAAAAAGGTTTAAAAGAGGCTATGGCCGAAATTAAGCAAATTCGTGAAGAGTTTTGGAAAGACGTAAAAGTACCTGGAACCGCTAACGAAATGAATCCTGAATTGGAAAAAGCCGGTCGAGTGGCCGATTTCCTAGAATTAGGTGAGCTTTTTGCTAAAGATGCCTTAATGCGTGAAGAATCTTGCGGAGGGCATTTCCGTGAAGAATCGGTAGAGCTTGACGGTGAGCAAAAAGGAGAAGCAAAACGTAATGATAAAGATTTTGCTTTTGTAGCGGCATGGGAATACAAAGGAGAGCCAGCAGATGCCGTTTTACATAAAGAACAATTAGAGTTTAAGGATATTGAACTAAAGCAACGTTCGTACAAATAG
- a CDS encoding succinate dehydrogenase/fumarate reductase iron-sulfur subunit codes for MNLTLKIWRQKDSNAKGQMVDYKVTDISEHMSFLEMMDVLNEQLVSSGEEPVAFDHDCREGICGMCSMYINGEAHGPDRGVTTCQLHMRMFKDGDTITIEPWRAAAFPVVKDLVVDRTAFERIQQAGGYISVNTSGNTQDANAIPISKHAADEAMDAATCIGCGACVATCKNSSAMLFVGAKVSQYALLPQGQVEAADRVRNMVEQMDLEGFGNCTNTGACEVECPKGISLDNIARMNRELMKAEF; via the coding sequence ATGAATTTAACACTTAAAATTTGGAGACAAAAAGACTCAAATGCAAAGGGTCAAATGGTCGATTATAAAGTAACTGATATTTCAGAACATATGTCTTTTTTAGAAATGATGGATGTTTTGAATGAGCAACTGGTAAGTTCTGGTGAAGAACCCGTAGCATTCGATCACGATTGCCGCGAAGGTATTTGCGGTATGTGCTCTATGTACATTAACGGTGAAGCCCATGGGCCAGATCGTGGTGTAACAACATGTCAATTGCACATGCGCATGTTTAAAGATGGCGATACCATTACCATAGAGCCATGGAGAGCAGCAGCATTTCCAGTGGTTAAAGATTTAGTGGTTGATAGAACGGCGTTCGAGCGTATTCAGCAAGCTGGTGGATACATTTCTGTAAATACTTCAGGAAATACTCAAGATGCCAATGCTATTCCAATCTCAAAGCATGCTGCCGATGAGGCCATGGATGCAGCAACCTGTATAGGTTGTGGCGCTTGTGTGGCCACTTGTAAAAATTCCAGTGCCATGCTTTTTGTTGGAGCTAAGGTGTCGCAATATGCTTTGTTGCCACAAGGACAAGTTGAAGCCGCCGACCGTGTACGCAATATGGTAGAGCAAATGGATCTAGAAGGTTTTGGTAATTGTACCAATACTGGAGCTTGTGAGGTGGAATGTCCTAAAGGAATTTCTTTAGATAATATCGCGCGCATGAACAGAGAGTTAATGAAAGCAGAGTTTTAA
- a CDS encoding AraC family transcriptional regulator: MNTPIVDLQIVEDAIFGACTVVSHKSAATMQHLFAFDHSYMVFDFGDMRLMSPKGKVISPPKMYIKPARDHHFFYSIKEGGFYIVLRLAPAGFYELTGRSASNFQRDFLSLSELFNPEALAGLETKLEEHLTSKQVVPLVRNFFNEHLEDTYFYPLQTVLKNIHTSQGKLVLSDLVGVCGCSTSTLARYFKMYVGMTPALYLRLVRFSNFFHKLNGPEPKLNELAFEFMYYDQSHFIRDFKRFAGIKPSDYFGDNYKMLHEALGRYIPSK, from the coding sequence ATGAATACCCCAATTGTAGACCTTCAAATAGTAGAAGATGCCATTTTTGGTGCCTGTACTGTCGTAAGTCATAAATCTGCGGCAACAATGCAGCACCTATTTGCCTTCGACCACAGTTATATGGTTTTCGATTTTGGTGATATGCGTTTGATGTCACCCAAAGGAAAAGTAATTTCACCGCCCAAAATGTATATTAAGCCAGCACGAGACCATCATTTTTTTTATTCAATCAAGGAAGGAGGCTTCTATATTGTGTTACGCCTCGCTCCAGCAGGTTTTTACGAACTAACGGGAAGGTCGGCGAGTAATTTTCAGCGTGATTTTTTATCGCTATCCGAGTTGTTTAACCCCGAGGCATTGGCGGGGTTAGAAACCAAACTGGAAGAACACTTAACTTCGAAACAAGTAGTACCTTTAGTTAGGAACTTTTTTAATGAACATTTAGAAGATACTTATTTTTATCCTCTGCAAACAGTGTTAAAAAACATACATACTAGTCAGGGCAAACTTGTGCTAAGCGATTTAGTAGGCGTTTGTGGCTGTTCTACAAGCACATTGGCTCGTTATTTTAAAATGTATGTTGGAATGACTCCTGCTTTATATTTAAGATTAGTGAGGTTTTCCAACTTTTTTCATAAACTTAATGGACCAGAGCCTAAGTTAAATGAGTTGGCTTTTGAGTTTATGTACTACGATCAAAGTCATTTTATTCGTGATTTTAAGCGTTTTGCAGGAATAAAACCTTCCGATTATTTTGGGGATAATTACAAAATGTTACACGAAGCATTAGGAAGATATATCCCCTCAAAGTAA
- a CDS encoding M28 family peptidase, whose protein sequence is MKIQFYIAFVASLFVYTGIAQTATKRADCFTEKQLLRHIKSLSADAFEGRRTGTKGAIGAKKYIVNQFYSLKVLPLTEGYVQPFYFVNKRKGYNATNILGLIKGSTFPKKYIVISAHYDHEGIKQGKIYNGADDNASGISALFAFAEYLKENRPKHSVILAAFDGEELGLQGSKYFVEHPVVPLKNIVLNMNMDMISRSDKNELFVVGTSENVRLKNLVKSVDYPKELKLITGHDGSDGLDNWTFASDHANFYKKQIPFLYFGVEDHKDYHEPTDDFENIHPQFYIAAVKSIISVFKTLDEASL, encoded by the coding sequence ATGAAAATACAATTTTATATCGCCTTTGTTGCTAGCCTGTTTGTTTACACAGGCATAGCTCAAACAGCTACTAAAAGAGCTGATTGCTTTACCGAAAAACAGCTTTTAAGACATATTAAAAGTTTATCTGCTGATGCTTTTGAGGGTAGGCGAACGGGCACAAAAGGCGCCATCGGTGCCAAAAAATATATCGTCAACCAATTTTATAGTTTGAAGGTTTTACCTTTAACCGAGGGTTATGTACAGCCATTTTACTTTGTAAACAAACGAAAAGGTTACAATGCCACAAATATTTTGGGGCTTATAAAAGGGAGTACATTTCCAAAAAAGTATATTGTAATAAGCGCTCACTACGATCACGAAGGTATTAAGCAAGGCAAAATATACAACGGTGCTGATGATAATGCATCGGGTATTAGCGCATTGTTTGCTTTTGCCGAATATTTAAAGGAAAATCGCCCAAAGCATTCTGTAATCCTAGCGGCTTTTGATGGCGAGGAGTTAGGTCTGCAAGGCTCGAAGTATTTTGTTGAACACCCAGTTGTTCCCCTAAAGAATATAGTGCTCAATATGAACATGGACATGATAAGCCGAAGCGATAAAAATGAGTTGTTTGTAGTTGGGACTTCAGAAAACGTAAGGTTAAAGAACTTGGTTAAAAGTGTCGATTACCCTAAAGAACTAAAGCTGATTACGGGACATGATGGTTCCGATGGTTTAGATAACTGGACCTTTGCATCAGACCACGCCAACTTTTACAAAAAACAAATCCCCTTTCTGTATTTTGGCGTGGAAGACCATAAAGATTACCATGAGCCAACAGACGATTTTGAAAATATACATCCGCAGTTTTATATAGCAGCAGTAAAAAGCATCATCTCGGTTTTTAAAACCCTCGATGAGGCATCGCTTTAG
- a CDS encoding efflux RND transporter periplasmic adaptor subunit — MKHLYILISSLVLVACGNSEKNNETVNTETINHDDIVVTQSQFDSESMQMGSLEPYDFNTSIRATGSIDVPPKNKAVISTFIGGYITKTPLLIGDQVKKGQVLVSLENPEFVELQQQYLEVAEKLTYLKAEYSRQKTLFDENITSQKNFLQAESVYKSSLAHYNGLRKKLNMLNINPSKVEKGNITETINLYSPIDGSISKVNISNGMPVSPADVIMEIVDTDHIHLELSVFEKDILNIKKGQKILFKIPEATNKTFKAEVHLVGTNIDENSRTVKVHGHILNEAEANFIVGMFVEANILTESRKRSGIPKEAIHENDGNNFALVLKKKKNDGFYFEKVKLELGAQTETHIEVINPEVLKGKQVLTRGGFMLLNGGGGHSH, encoded by the coding sequence ATGAAACATCTATATATCCTAATATCTTCGTTGGTATTAGTAGCCTGCGGAAATTCAGAAAAAAACAATGAAACGGTAAACACAGAAACTATCAACCACGACGATATTGTGGTAACCCAATCGCAATTTGATAGCGAAAGCATGCAAATGGGAAGCCTAGAACCCTATGATTTTAACACAAGCATAAGAGCAACTGGTAGTATTGATGTTCCTCCAAAAAACAAAGCGGTTATTAGCACGTTTATTGGCGGTTACATCACAAAAACACCCCTATTGATAGGCGACCAAGTTAAAAAAGGACAAGTTTTAGTATCGCTTGAAAACCCAGAATTTGTGGAACTACAACAACAGTACCTTGAAGTTGCTGAAAAACTCACGTATTTAAAAGCCGAATACAGCCGACAAAAAACATTATTTGATGAAAACATTACCTCTCAAAAAAACTTTTTGCAGGCCGAGAGTGTTTACAAAAGCAGCTTGGCCCACTACAACGGTTTGCGTAAAAAACTTAATATGCTCAATATTAATCCGAGTAAAGTAGAAAAAGGGAATATAACAGAAACCATTAATCTGTATTCGCCCATAGACGGTTCCATAAGCAAAGTAAACATAAGTAATGGTATGCCCGTTTCTCCGGCCGACGTTATTATGGAAATTGTTGATACCGACCATATTCATCTGGAATTATCGGTTTTTGAAAAGGATATTTTAAACATAAAAAAGGGGCAAAAAATTCTATTTAAAATCCCTGAAGCCACTAACAAAACATTTAAAGCCGAGGTGCATTTAGTAGGCACTAACATTGATGAGAATTCTAGAACAGTAAAAGTGCACGGACATATTTTAAACGAGGCCGAAGCCAATTTTATAGTGGGTATGTTTGTAGAGGCCAACATTTTAACAGAATCCAGAAAAAGATCTGGAATTCCAAAAGAAGCCATTCATGAAAACGACGGCAATAACTTTGCTTTGGTTTTAAAGAAAAAAAAGAACGATGGGTTCTACTTTGAAAAGGTAAAACTGGAACTTGGCGCACAAACCGAAACACATATCGAGGTTATAAATCCTGAGGTTCTAAAAGGAAAGCAGGTTTTAACACGAGGCGGATTTATGCTTTTAAACGGAGGAGGAGGCCATTCGCATTAA